From a region of the Lactuca sativa cultivar Salinas chromosome 4, Lsat_Salinas_v11, whole genome shotgun sequence genome:
- the LOC111892265 gene encoding sec14 cytosolic factor, with product MEGTTMVDQPRERKIYTETESVSMQNDNGSFQDEPRKILQMRALLEKHDPTSKEYDDLTIRRFLRARDLDIDKACAMFLKYVKWRKTFAPEGSICVSEVQNEIAQNKMFMQGSDKNGRPITVVFGGRHFCNKKGGLEEFKRFVVFGLDKLCSRIPQGQEKFVVIGDLQGWGYTCTDIRGYLAALSILQDYYPERLGKLFIVHVPYVFMTVWKMVYPFIDEKTKKKIVFVENKQLKSTLMKDIDENQIPEIYGGNLKLVPIQDS from the exons ATGGAGGGGACAACAATGGTGGATCAGCCAAGAGAACGCAAAATTTACACAGAAACAGAGAGTGTTTCTATGCAGAACGATAACGGAAGCTTTCAAGATGAACCCAGGAAAATTCTTCAAATGAGAGCCTTACTTGAAAAACATGATCCCACTTccaag GAGTACGATGATCTGACAATCAGAAGGTTCCTTCGTGCTCGTGATCTTGACATTGACAAAGCATGTGCCATGTTTCTGAAATACGTAAAATGGAGGAAAACATTTGCTCCAGAAGGTTCTATCTGTGTATCAGAAGTCCAAAACGAAATAGCACAAAACAAGATGTTCATGCAAGGATCTGATAAAAACGGACGCCCAATAACAGTCGTATTTGGAGGTAGACATTTCTGCAATAAAAAAGGAGGTCTAGAAGAGTTCAAAC GTTTTGTGGTATTTGGCCTAGACAAATTATGTTCCAG GATACCTCAAGGCCAAGAAAAGTTCGTTGTTATCGGAGATCTTCAAGGATGGGGATATACATGTACTGATATACGTGGATATCTTGCAGCACTCTCTATTTTGCAG GATTATTATCCAGAAAGGCTAGGGAAGCTGTTTATAGTACATGTCCCTTATGTGTTTATGACAGTATGGAAGATGGTTTATCCCTTTATTGatgaaaaaacaaagaaaaag ATTGTATTTGTTGAGAACAAGCAGCTGAAATCAACATTGATGAAAGACATTGATGAAAACCAGATTCCAGAAATTTATGGAGGCAATCTGAAATTGGTTCCCATCCAAGATAGTTAA